The genomic window TAACCCCCTAGGGGAGCTTTAACGTTCTTCATGCAGGAATACTAAATTCTCCCATAAAATCATTATACCAAAATAAATGAAATTTCTTTAATCTTTAGTTGAACTTTTATTTTTTCACATAAACAACGGTGGGATCCTTTTCTTTTTTGAAAATCTCCTTTATATCTTCCAAGTTTGTTGTTTTTTCTTCTATAAATATAATAATCTTTTCTAAATCATCTCTGTATAGTATATAATCACCGTTGTTGAAATTGTCAAACATGATAAAAGCCTCGTTTGTATTTTTAAACTTCTCAAATTTTTCAAACTTTTCTTTGTAATCTTCGTTTTCCTTTGAAGTAAAATACTCTGTTTTATTAGGTTTTACGGTATTTAAGATGTTGTAAATTCTTTGAGAAAGGTTCTGGGCAACTGAAAAATCCCCCAAAAATAGCAACCCGAACTTTTTAAAATCTTTTTTATAAACATAATTAACTATTTTCTCAGCATCGTTTGAATCATCTAAAATGATGTCAGGAACCCCAAATAAACTTTCAAATTCGTATAGATCTTTCACTGTTTTGTCGTTTGCTTCCTTCACAAAAACACCCAAAATTCCCAAGAATATTGCCAATACCCCTCCAATAGCTAAAGTGAGGGTAGTATTTGGTGATACAGGATTTTCTGGTATGTAGGCTGAGGTTATTACTTTGAATTTGTTATCGTATAGTGATGCCTTCATCCTTTCTTGCTCTAAGGCAGTTAGTAAAGTGTTATACCTTGTTTGAAGAATAGCCTGATCTTTTCTCAAAAGGAAATATTCGTACATAATAGGAGATCTTTTTGCAATTTCATCATCTATAACTTGAAGCATATTTTCATACACCTGTTTTGTTACATCGAATAGTTGTAGTTGTGTAATTATCCCTGTGTATTCGTTAAAAGTTTCCATATCGATCGATGCAAGAAAGTTTAAATCGTTGGAAAAAATCGCTTCAAGATTCTTTTTCAATTCATCTTCTAAAACCGTTATTTCCGCTTCCAAAGCTCCAATTCTCGGAGAACTAGGAGAATTTAACTTTAAAGTTTCTAATTCTATTCTGTCACTCACTAATTTAGATTTTATATCCTTAACAGGCGTATCTTTTTCTGTGTTTGTTAGTATAAACTCTTTAGTTTCTGGACTCAGTTTGAAAATATTATCTTCTATAGCTTGCTTTCTGATTTCTAATTGGTTTTTATCTGCTTCTAATTTTAGTATATTCATATAGGTTTCCGAATAATAACTAATTAAAGGGTCGCTTTCTTGTGATGTTCCCCCTGAAATATCGGAAATCTTATTTTTAGTTTGGAAATCTAAAACCTCTTTATTTATCTGATCATATTGCTGAGAAACATCTTCAAATAACGTTTCAACTTGATTCAAATAAGACTGTGAATCCTCAAAATAAAGGTTTTCTGCATAATCAGTGTAGTAAGAATACACAAGTGAGACAACCGAAGCAGCCACAGTTGGATCGGAACTTTGGTAACTTATTTCTATCATATTAGTATCTTGAACATTTTGTATATTTATACCTTCTTTTAGTGAATCAATGAGGTCTCTTTCTGTTACTTCTGTACCTCTCAATCTAGCAATTAGCCCTTTGTTTTCGTTTGCTTTTTCTACAAGGTTGAGCTCTTTTACAACGTTTGCTAACACCCAATCGGCTTTCATCCTTTCAATTTCGGTAGTTAAACCTGAATCAGAGGGTTGGCTGATTCCTAACAAGTTTGCTGCAGAAGACATAGACCCTAAAGAGACAGTTGGTTGTGAAGAACTTGATTTGTACTCTATAACCTGCTTTGCTTCATACGTGGGAGTTGCAACGAAAAACAGATAAAACGCTGTTAAAAAGATAGTTAAGAGGAAAATAATTAGAAAAGTCCATTTTCTTCTTTTAAAAATTCTGAGTATGTCTGAAAAGGTTAGTTCTCTTTCTTCTTCCATTTCCATCCTCCAATTTTTAGTTATTTTTTACTGTGATTAGAAATTCTAAAAGCCTTTTTAGCGCCCCTTTATTTTGTTCTATGCAAAATATTCTACCATATGGTTGACTTATTTCAAAGATATTTTTTTATGTTTATATTAAAATCTTTTTTGTACTGCATCAATTCGCATAAACTTCTGAATTGGCAAGAAGAACAATCGTAATATTTTTCTCCTGTTTTTGCGTTATTGTATTTATCATACATTTCTTCTAAGAACCTTCTTATTTCTCTTTCTTTTACTGCTATAGGGGTGAAATCAGATTTGTTGATGTTTTGAAAAACTTTCTCTAACCATGTGCAGAATTCTTTAATATCAAAAGATACATACTTAGTTCTAGACTTGTGTTCTTTATATATAATCCGGCCTTTCTGTATTTTTATAAAATTATTATTTTTATGCTCTTTTTTCTTTGATACTACTTGAAATTTTAGATATACATCAGAATTTGCTAATTTGTTTTTCCATTCTTCATTATTTAATAAGGTTAGGTAATAAATTAGCAATTGTTCACTTTGGAAATTTTTTGACCTTTTGTAATCCATAATTGAGTAAGCTCCTGGTAAAAGTTGGTCGCCAAATTCATCAAGAAGGTACACATAGTTTCCGTTCAAAAGATCTACCCTGTCTATTCTGGAGGTTAGGTCTACATCGTGAAAATTCCCGATATTTATCTTTGAATTTACCTCTAACTCTGTAGCTATAACTTGAGAATAAGTGAGATCTATACCTTTTTTGAAATGGATATACTTTCGATGTATGTCTTCTATGCTTTCTAAAATATCTTCTGTTATTATTTCACTTTCCACGTCTTTTATAGCTTCATAGGTGTGTAAAAAATCGTCTGTATACTCCTCCCAAATATCTTCAATGATATCTTTTATTTCTTCTTTCAATTCTTCTTTGTTGAGAATTTTTTGGGACATAACTTCATAATTTTTGTATTTGGAAAATATCTCTTTCATCACCCTGTGCTTTATAAGCCCATCAAAAAACTTCTCAAAATCTTTATCTCCATTTAATCTGCCTTCGATTCCGAGGTAATACTTAAAAGGACAATCCACATAAGTAGTTATTTTTGTATGGCTTAACCGCCCAAGGTCGGTATTTTTATATAATTGCCAGTCTGGATTAGTTATCTCTTTTTTTAATCTTTCAATATCAGTGTGGTGTTTATCAGGTAAATACTCTTTCTTCCCGTTCAATATGTAATAAATAGTAGCTTCTGCATCAGAGAATATATTCTTGGGATCTTTTGGTAGGATTTCTTTTTTAGAGAGGAACTTATTCGAATATTTGACGTTTTTAAAGTTATTCCTAAACTCTTTTTCGTATGGAGAGGGTAGTATTGGTTCACCACTTAGTTTAGCGTTTGGATATGTAAATACTATATTATCAGCGAAGATCATCGAGATAAACAAGTTTCTTCTACTGATCTTTTCTGAATGTTTGGCGATTGAGGTCCCTTCGTTACTCATAGATGTGATGAAAGGATTGATCTTTATTGAAGGGTAGTTTTCTTCAGTGAAACCGACAATATATTTATATTTTTTCTTTACAAATCTTGAGTCTTCAAGGCTCATTATTTCTACTGTATTATCGTACCTTTCGGACTCTCTATACGTTTCAATCTGAATAAGAGAAGAAAGTATTTTGTAGAACTTTTCAATTCCTAAATTTTTATTTGACTTTAGAATTTTCTCCAAATTTTCTTCGACGTTAAATACTAGTGCTTCAAAAGCTTTTAATGCATTTAATTGACTCTCAATAGGGAGTACATCCTCGTATGTTTTCAGTATGTTGAAATGAGATAGGTAAGTATCTATCCATTCTTTCACTAACTCCCTGTAATCAGAAACACTGAAGTACTTTTTTCGATCTTTGCTTTTCTGGATATTTTCTAAAAGAGAAAATATGTTGCCAAGGCATTTTTTTAATTCATTTAAGTCTTTGAGTTCTTCGCTTATTCTTTCTATTTCTTCTGTACCTTTAAGTTGAGAATTTCTTTTATCTATTTCTTTCTCAACGGTATTCATCCATTTTTCTTTTCGGTTTTTGAGAGAGGATTTTTGTATGTCATAGAATAAGTTTAATCGCTTTAGATAATGTTCTATCTGCTCCATCGTCAGTTCAGTTACTCCCCCGTAACCACTTTCAATCATCGCCAAGATATCTTCAACTTCACAACCCCTCACCAACGTTTTAATTGGTTGAAGAAGTATCAAAACTATTTGACTTTCGTTTAACGGAACATCGTTTTTGAACCTGTAAGGTACCTTAGCATCTTCCAAATAATCCGCCAATAATTTTGCAGTTGAACTATTGGGAACAACGACCCCCAATTCATCAGGTGAAAGATTTTCACTTATCAATTTTCTTTTTATTTCTTTTGTGAGGGTTTCTATTTCAGAAACATCGTTGTTCATTGGAAAGATTTCAATATTGGTATTTTCAAAAATCCGTTTTAACCCTTTATTTTTCGATTTGAATTCAAACCCTTCATTTTTTAAAAAGTTATGTATGTTAGTTATTGAATCAAAACTTCTGTCTTCTATATTGACCCAAGTAATAAAATGAACCTCTTCAAAGAGATCAAAGAAAGCTTTAAGAGTTTTGTTAACGGCTGGAGAAATATCAAAAAAGCCCGAAATAACGACCCTTTTTCCTATATATTTTTTCCCCTCTTCTTTCAATCTGTTAGGTAAAATCTCATAAAACCATTTGTACACACTAACGGGATCGTAATTTCTTTGATATTTAATAGACATATCGAACTTCGTTTCTAAAATATCTTCGAGTTTTTTTTCTAATTTAGTGTAAAGTATGTACAAATTAGAATTGTTATCTATAGAATCATCGAGCAACTTGTATTCTTCAGAGGATTCAACGATTTCTTCATCTTCAACCCTTGAAATTTCCCATTTTTTCTCGAAAATATCTAATATGTACTCAACTGATTTTTGAGATTTGGATATAACGTTTAGATATTCAGAAAATTCTTCGTCTTTCTTCTCTTCTTCTATTAAGTCCATTATCTCGTTTTCGATGTATACCTTCAAAAAATCTCTATCCAATATTACAGATTGTGGCTGGTATGTTTTTAGCGTCTCAGTTACATATTGGTTTATAACCCTGAAGGCATCACGATTGATAGTTTTTTTTGTTTGTGAGGCAACGTATTCTGCCACTTGCTTCACGTAAAAACCAGAAGGCCCTAGAAACAAAAAGTTCAGAGGATCTTCGTTGTAAAAAGGAAGTACAAGATCTCCAACGTTTTTAAAATGTTCTGGATTTAAGTCAAATAAATAGACCTTTCTCATTTTTCTACCAGCTTTCTATTTCGTTTCTCACTTCATCGAAGTTATATTCAAATTTGTAAGTTCTATTTTCTCTTTCGTTCCCAAAGAAATCCTTCTCTATATAATCATAGTTGCCAAGGTTATATTTGTACTCTATTTCAGTATTTGGAGGCATTCTAAGAGACAATTGGTACGTCCCATCCTCCATTTTTTCAAACCTATAATTTTCATCTCCCACTAACCAATTGTTGAAGTTTCCCATCATATAAATTGAAGCATCTTCCGGTGTATCTTCTGGAACGGAAGTGATTATAAAAGTGACTTCGAACAAATTTTCATCTTCTTCTGAAAATGAAGGTATTTCTGGGGCTGTTGTAGGAGATGGCTGAGCTGTTGTTGAAGCTTTTTGTGAAGAAAAACCAAAAAGCAAAAGAATTATTGCAAAAGGAAGTAAGATTTCTAAAAATCCTTCTTTCAATTGTCTTTCACCTCTTTAATGGTGTAACTCTCTTTCAGTTAATTATATCATATTTATTATCTCGATACACAAAAGATTTTTAAGGTAATTGTTATTTAAATTATTAAACAAATACCATTTGTTCACGAAACTTATGGTATAATGTAAAAGGTTATTTTGGCCCAAAAATTAGAAAAAGGAGTAAAAACATGACAAAATTTCAACACATGGGCCTTTCTGATAACATACTCAACGCGATTGATAGAAAAGGGTACGAAGAACCAACTCCTATCCAGGAAAAGGTTATCCCCTTTCTTTTATCTGGTAAGAATAATGTAATCGGTCAGGCTCAAACTGGTACAGGAAAAACTGCAGCATTTGGTATACCTCTAATTGAAAGATTAGAAGAGAAAGCAAACGACGTTCAAGCTTTAGTATTAACCCCTACGAGAGAATTAGCTTTGCAAGTTTGTAACGAAATCGACTCACTGAAGGGAAACAAAAGATTGAACCTTCTTCCCGTGTACGGAGGAGTCTCAATTGGAAATCAAATTAGAGCCCTTAAGAGAAAAGTAGATTTAGTAGTAGGTACCCCAGGAAGAATAATAGACCATTTGAACAGAGGTACTTTAGATATTAGCAAAATTAAGTATTTGGTCATTGATGAAGCCGATGAAATGCTAGATATGGGTTTTATAGAAGATGTGGAGACGATACTCTCAAAAACTAATAAAGAAAAGCAAATTTTGATGTTTTCAGCTACGATTCCTCAAAGGATTATTACCCTTGCTAGAAAGTATATGGGGAATTTTGAAACGGTAACAACAGTTCAAGGAAACAAAGAGGACATAACCGTAAAAAAGGCAAAACAAATTTATTACATGATTTCTGAATCTGATAAAATAGAACTTTTGAGTAGGCTCATAGATATAGATAGTGATTTTTACGGTCTTGTATTTACTAAAACAAAAGTCCAATCAGAAGAAATCGCAAACAAATTAATCAAAAAAGGTTACGAAGCAGAAGCACTAAATGGTGATGTCTCTCAAAATCAAAGAGAAAGAATAATGGATAGATTTAAGAGCAAACGTATAAAAATTTTAATAGCCACAGATGTTGCAGCCAGAGGTATAGACATAGACAATCTTAAATACGTTATCAATTATTCTCTTCCACAAAATCCAGAAAATTATATACATCGTATAGGAAGAACTGCGAGGGCTGGAAATGAGGGTATAGCTATTACTTTTGTCACACCGAGCGAGTATAGAAAATTTATGTTCATCAAGCATTCCTCAAAAGCCTTAATAGAAGAAGCTAAAATACCACAAGCCAAAGATATTGTTAACGCAAAAGTTGAAAAAATAAAAGATGAGATCAAATCTAATCTTTCCAAAGATATAGATCCCATTTATGAAATCTTGGCGGAAACAATCTTAGAGGAGACCGACCAAGAGCCGAGCCAAATAATTGCTTCTATTTTAAAGTATTTTTATGGTGGAATCTTGAAAGAAGAAAATTATAGCAAAATAAAAGAAGTTAAAAACTCTTCAAAAAGAAAAGACCAAAGGTTATTTGTTGCATTAGGTAGTTTAAGTAAAATGACACCAAGAAAACTTGCTGAATTCATAGAAAAGGAAACTGGTGTAAATAGAAAAAAAATAAAAGATATACAAATAATGGATAAATTTTCTTTTGTGACGGTTCCTTCCGAACAAGCTGAAGCAATAATAGAGATCTTTAAGCAAAAATCAAAGAGAAAAAGACCACTAGTAGTACAAGCTAAGTCCAAAAGAAATTAGAAAGTGAAATCAAAAATGGATTATTGAAACAACTAGTTCGATTCTGAAGCATTTTTAACCGCTTCGTATACGTTCAAATGTAATCTTTTATCATAAGCTTCGGGTAAAATCCTATTAGGTGTAGGAATACATGAATTTGAAATTGCAAGTATTGCAGAATGGAGCATTTTTTTAGTTATCTTTGATTTTTTCTCTATCGCTCCTTTCATTATTCCAGGAAAGGCTATGAGATTGTTGATTTGGTTAGGATAATCTGATCTGCCAGTCGCCACTATACTTGCCCCGAAGCTTTTTGCTAATATTGGATCTATTTCCGGTAAAGGGTTGGCAAGTGCAAATATTATAGGATTTTTATTCATTTTTTTTACCATCTCTTCATTCAAAATATTACCTTTAGATACCCCTACAAACACATCCGCACCAAAAAGAGCATCTGAGAGATTCCCGGTTATATTTTCTGGATTCGTTATCTTTGCTAATTCTTGGTGATATTCATGCAAAGAACTTTCTGGAACATTTTTATTCAACACCCCATTCTTGTCAACTAAAACAAGATTTATGACCCCAAAATCCATCAAAAACTTGGCTATATTGTATCCCGCTGCCCCTATACCGTTAATAACAACTTTAATATTTTTTGCTTCTTTCCCCGTTAATTTCAATGCATTCAACAATCCTGCCGTGACTACTACAGCTGTTCCCTGCTGGTCATCATGAAAAACTGGAATATTCATTGTTTTATTCAATTCTTCTAATATTCGAAAACATCTAGGAGCAGAGATGTCTTCTAAGTTTATACCTCCAAACGAAGGTTCTAAGTTCTTCACAATAGAAACAATTTCTTCTGGATCTTGTGTATTTAAGCAAATTGGGAAGGCATCAAGCTGGCCAAAAAGATTAAACAATAATGCCTTACCTTCCATAACGGGAAGAGCACCATATGGACCTATGTTACCGAGACCCAATACGGCGCTTCCGTCTGAAATGATACCAACGGTGTTCCAACGTCTTGTGTATAAAAATGTGTTTTCTGGATCTTTTGAGCATCCTTCTGCAACATCTGCTACCCCAGGAGTGTATAGTAGGGATAACGATTCTTCGTTCAAATTGTCAACATTTGAAATTGTCCTGATTTTTCCCTTGAGTATTTTGTGTAATTCTTTTGCGTCCAAGATTAACTCTCCTTAAAAGTTAAAATATTTGATTGCCGTTTGTATCTATTGCCACCATTAAAGGAAAATCCTCCACGTTTATGTTGTAAATAGCTTCTGGCCCTAATTCTGGAAAAGCAAGAACCCTTATATCCTTCACACACTTAGAAAGGTACGCAGCTGCACCACTTGGAGTTATAAAATAAACTCTCTTGTATTTTATACATAACTTTACTGCCAAATCACTTCTTTTTCCCTTTCCAACAGTTCCTAGCACACCTAATTTAAAGATCATTTCAAGATATTTATCCATTCTTTCACTCGTTGTCGGACCTATAGCACCTATCTTAGAGTTCTTTGGAGGATTTGCAGGGCCTGCATAAAATACAATTTTTTCATTTAAATCTACAGGAAGCTGCGAATTTTTTGAAAGTAATTCTAAAAGTTTTTGGTGTGCAGCATCCCTCATAACTATCAATTCACCAGTGTATTGTAAGAGTTCTCCGATTCTTAATTTTTCAATTTCATCTATCTTCAAATTTTACCACACCTTTTCTACAAAGGTAACAATCTAAGGAAACCCCCACAGGAAGTGTTGCAATATGTGTGGGAGCATATTCTACATGTACAGAAAAAACCGAAACTCCTTCTTTTAATCCTTGAAATCCTATTTTTAAAGTATTTAAATCTTTCAAAAGCGCTTCCTCAAAATCCGCATATACAGGGTTTTGATTTCTTTCTTTGAAACTTTTGGTCAATGCTAATTTGGATAAAACCATTGCTTTATCAGAAGTTCCACCTATTCCTATTCCAACATGTAAAGGCGGGCAACCTTTTGCTCCGTTTTCTTTCACATGCCCAATTATTACATCTTTTAATTCTTGGACCCCGATTGATGGCTTTAACATGAACAAGGCTGAGAGATTTTCACTCCCCCCGCCTTTCACCAAAAATTTGATATCTAAACTCTTCCCAGAGACTTGGAATATGTGTACCACAGGTGGAGTGTTGTTTTTAGTGTTTTTTCTTTCAAAAAGGGGATCACTCACCAGTGAAAATCGGAAGGGATTTTCCGTATATACCTTTTCAACCACCTCACTTAACGTGGAAAATATAGGTTCTTCAAGTATAACTTCGTTCCCTAGAAAAACAAAAAATTCAACAATGCCTGTATCTTGACAGAGGGGTAATTTTTCAACTTCTGCAATTTTATAATTTTCTTTTAGCGCTTGAGAAAATGGACCTTTGTATTCGTCTATGTAAGTTTTTACTTCTGGATTTATCGTTTCATTGACCTGTACTATATGGTTTGTCAACTTTTCTAATATTTCACGCTTAGATATCATCTCAAAATTTCAAACTCCTTTTTTATAATTGATTACTCTCTTTAGCGATGCTAATTGTTTAATTTCTCAAGCTTCTATTTTATCGTCTATTTTTCCATCTTTTTGAAATTTTAGCATAAAAAAATAAAAATTAAGAATTTTTAAGTTTTTAAGTCCTAATCGTCTCTACTCGACTTTAATCGTCTATAATTCCATTTAATCGGATTTTTATTTTAAAAGTATAAGAGTTATAATATAATTAGTTAAACGGTTAAGTAATTTTATAATCAAGCATTGGAGGATACGCTATGCCACCAAAGAAAAATAAAAATTCTCGAATAACTATCGAAGATATAGCACAGATCGCACAAGTTTCTAAAGCCACCGTATCTTATGTGATCAATGATAAACCCGGTGTGAGTGAGCCGGTTAGAAATAAAATAAAAAATATAATTGAGGAAACTAATTATTTTCCTAATTCTGCAGCAAGGGGTTTAGCAGGTGAAAAAACACATTTTGTAGGTTTAGTTATTCCAGATATTTCTGATATGTTCTATGCAAATATAATTAGAGGAGTAGAAAAAACTTTAAATAAAAAAGACTATCTTCTCAATCTATTTACCACACATGCAAGGCCAGAAAGAGAGCAACAAGTGGTTCGATTGTTGAATAAGAGTATGGTTGACGGATTAATTATAATGGCTTACTTTATTACTGATAATTTCATAAAGTCTTTGAAAGAAAGGGATATTCCTTTTGTCTTTATCGATTATCCACCAAAGGATGAAGATATTTATTCTGTGATGGTCGACAACGAAAATGGTGCATTTGAGGCGACAGAATATTTGATAAAACTTGGGCATAAAAAAATAGCGTTTTTAGAAGGTCCACAAGTTGCCTGGGATTCAAAGGCACGATTCAAAGGTTATTTGAAGGCATTAAAAGCCTATGGAATCAAATTCAACCAAGAATTAGTTGAAAACGGTAATTTTACAAAAGAAGAAGGATATACAGCTACAAAAAGGTTGTTAGAAAAAGGAGAAAAATTCACTGCTATCTTTTCTTCGAATGATCAAATGGCGATAGGAGCAATGAGAGCTTTAAAAGAAAGTGGGTACAAAATTCCAACAGATGTCTCTACTATAGGTTTTGACAACATCGAGGCCAGTTCTATAATAGAACCACCTTTAACAACTGTTTCACAACCCATATATGAAATGGGTAAAAAAGCTGTAGATATTATAACAGCTTTGATAAATGGAGAAACAATAGAAGAAAAAAGATATTTGTTAAAAACAAAATTAATCGAAAGACAATCTTGTACAAGAATTTAAATTTTTTACAGATAACTTAATCGGTTAAGTAAGCATGAATAAAGTATTTTATAACCTCATAACAGCAATTTTTAAAATCAGGAGGGAAGATATGTTCGAGACAAAATACGGATATTTCACAGAGGATGGAAAAGAGTATGTTATAACCACTCCTAAAACTCCAAAACCTTGGATAAATGTTATTTCTAATGGTGATTATGGAATGGTCATATCTCAGAGTGGTTCTGGTTATAGTTGGAGAACACATGCAAGTTTAAATAGAATTACACGGTGGGAACAAGATCTCATAAAGGATGAATGGGGCAAATATATTTACATAAAAAATGAGACAAGTGGAGACTTTTGGTCTCCAAGTTGGAAGCCCACATGTAAAGAACCACAAGAGTATGAAGTAAGACACGGTCAAGGTTATTCAATATTTGAGACCAAATATTTCGATATAAAAACGAATTTAACTATGTTTGTATCTAAGGATGACCCAGTCGAAATATGGAAGTTAACTATAAAAAATACTTCTGAAAAAGAACACAAATTGTCTATTTACACCTACTTAGAATGGAATTTGGGAGCCGCTCCCGACTGGCACAGAGAGTTTCACAAAACTTTTATAGAAACAGATTTTTTAAATGATTTAAACTGTATAACGGCTGAAAAAAGAATGTGGGAGATTCCAAATGAAAAAGGTCAAAATTGGAACAGGAACTGGGAATATACCGCTTTTCATTCAGTTAATGAGAAAATAGCCGGATTTGAAGGGTCAAAGGAAAAATTTTTGGGAGAGTATGGAAGTATTTCTAATCCAAATGCCCTTATTAGTGGAAAAATGTCAAACACTTATGGAAAATGGGAAGATTCTATTGGTAGTTTAAAAAATGAAATAATTTTAAAACCAGGAGAAGAAAAAACGTTGATTTATTTGCTTGGGGCCGTTTCTAAAAAAAATACAAACGGAAGTGTGAGCTCACTTGTTAAAAAATATCAAACAGTAGAAAAGGTAGACGAAGAATTCGAAAAAGTAAAAGATATGTGGAACGAAATGCTTTCAAAATTTACTGTTGAAACACCAGATAAAGCCTTGGATTTTATGCTAAATAACTGGTTGAAGTACCAAGCTATTTCAGGAAGGTTATGGGGAAGGTCTGCCTATTATCAAACTGGTGGGGCGTACGGTTTTAGAGATCAACTTCAAGATAGTCAGATATTTTTGTATGTGGATCCCGAACAAACCAAAAATCAGATAAAACTTCACGCAGCTCACCAATTCAAAGATGGAAGTGTGTACCATTGGTGGC from Petrotoga mexicana DSM 14811 includes these protein-coding regions:
- a CDS encoding LacI family DNA-binding transcriptional regulator, whose translation is MPPKKNKNSRITIEDIAQIAQVSKATVSYVINDKPGVSEPVRNKIKNIIEETNYFPNSAARGLAGEKTHFVGLVIPDISDMFYANIIRGVEKTLNKKDYLLNLFTTHARPEREQQVVRLLNKSMVDGLIIMAYFITDNFIKSLKERDIPFVFIDYPPKDEDIYSVMVDNENGAFEATEYLIKLGHKKIAFLEGPQVAWDSKARFKGYLKALKAYGIKFNQELVENGNFTKEEGYTATKRLLEKGEKFTAIFSSNDQMAIGAMRALKESGYKIPTDVSTIGFDNIEASSIIEPPLTTVSQPIYEMGKKAVDIITALINGETIEEKRYLLKTKLIERQSCTRI
- a CDS encoding GH36-type glycosyl hydrolase domain-containing protein — encoded protein: MFETKYGYFTEDGKEYVITTPKTPKPWINVISNGDYGMVISQSGSGYSWRTHASLNRITRWEQDLIKDEWGKYIYIKNETSGDFWSPSWKPTCKEPQEYEVRHGQGYSIFETKYFDIKTNLTMFVSKDDPVEIWKLTIKNTSEKEHKLSIYTYLEWNLGAAPDWHREFHKTFIETDFLNDLNCITAEKRMWEIPNEKGQNWNRNWEYTAFHSVNEKIAGFEGSKEKFLGEYGSISNPNALISGKMSNTYGKWEDSIGSLKNEIILKPGEEKTLIYLLGAVSKKNTNGSVSSLVKKYQTVEKVDEEFEKVKDMWNEMLSKFTVETPDKALDFMLNNWLKYQAISGRLWGRSAYYQTGGAYGFRDQLQDSQIFLYVDPEQTKNQIKLHAAHQFKDGSVYHWWHPISELGYKNNISDNRLWLPFVVLRFLKETSDLEFLKENIKFLDGGESSLYDHCIRAIHYNLNHMSPRGLPLIGDGDWNDGMNAVGTQGKGESIWLGHFLYGILKDFSVVCKKMGDLANMQRFMDEAEKLKENINKYAWDGEWYVRAFKDNGEPIGSKQNSEGKIFLNAQTWAIINGTATQTRSETAYRSAKKYLFKDYGPLLFQPAFAKPDPEIGYLSRYAAGVRENGGLYTHAGTWAILAASKMKDPDTYKIYKSFMPIYRGLEPDKYLAEPYVTPGNVDGPDSPYFGRGGWTWYTGSAAWYFIVAIEGIIGLKAEWEGLKIEPLFPEEWKEVKVKRIFRGKQLNITYKKSDEKKIIVNGVEIDGNIINPELLEENVLNVEVLF